A single genomic interval of Deltaproteobacteria bacterium harbors:
- the casB gene encoding type I-E CRISPR-associated protein Cse2/CasB: MSEPDLVPAEGQQRPDDPWWRWWSSLEHRKGDRAALRRCRSVRDVALEPAFHDVLKRLGKGWSGSDRERIAAAVGVLAQVEQNSPARSLADAMASPKGDKPTVSDFRFRRLLRLETPDELLHELPRIIRQLGGAAPISQLARDLMRWDDDVRKRWALHYYEKANLS; this comes from the coding sequence GTGAGCGAACCCGATCTCGTGCCCGCAGAGGGCCAGCAGCGCCCCGACGATCCCTGGTGGCGCTGGTGGAGCAGCCTGGAGCACCGCAAGGGCGACCGCGCCGCGCTCCGGCGCTGTCGCTCGGTGCGCGACGTGGCCCTGGAGCCCGCGTTCCACGACGTCCTGAAGCGCCTGGGCAAGGGCTGGAGTGGCTCGGACCGCGAGCGCATCGCCGCGGCGGTGGGCGTGCTGGCCCAGGTCGAGCAGAACAGCCCGGCCCGATCCCTCGCCGACGCCATGGCCAGCCCCAAGGGCGACAAGCCCACGGTCAGCGACTTCCGCTTCCGCCGCCTGCTTCGCCTGGAGACCCCCGACGAGCTCCTCCATGAGCTCCCACGGATCATCCGGCAGCTCGGGGGCGCCGCCCCCATCTCCCAGCTCGCCCGCGACCTCATGCGCTGGGACGACGACGTCCGGAAGCGCTGGGCGCTCCACTACTACGAGAAGGCCAACCTCTCCTGA